A section of the Schistosoma haematobium chromosome ZW, whole genome shotgun sequence genome encodes:
- the ASNSD1_1 gene encoding Asparagine synthetase domain-containing protein 1, variant 3 (EggNog:ENOG410V587~COG:E) produces the protein MNVSFSHLIRLQIHLFDVYILSLHFSVKFIQVRDLNAVELQDVLNTNISSTFYHTIETSYWKAARLSRGWISIFSSFFAFNDPFAKNAHQFLIQSNTGCNILFCSGQIRSSSDITLAKHFDSENISIGQVLLDAFSKEKNVNAVVNLINSLIGSFVLIFVSVESHRVYFTRDPFGRHSLVARKFSGLPSELFCIDSVSSIVIPSQSSFPEISLDSLICS, from the exons ATGAACGTATCCTTTTCTCATTTAATCAGGTTACAAATACACTTATTTGATGTCTACATCTTATCGTTACACTTCTCTGTCAAATTTATACAGGTCAGAGATCTGAATGCAGTCGAACTTCAAGATGTTTTAAACACTAATATTTCTTCAACGTTTTATCACACTATCGAAACAAGCTATTGGAAAGCTGCACGACTTTCCAGGGGATGGATTTCAATATTTAGTTCATTTTTTGCATTTAATGATCCATTTGCAAAAAATGCACATCAATTTCTAATTCAATCTAATACAGGATGCAACATCCTTTTCTGCTCCGGCCAAATACGCTCATCAAGCGATATAACTCTTGCAAAACACTTTGACTCTGAGAATATTAGTATTGGTCAGGTTCTACTAGATGCATTTTCTAAGGAAAAGAACGTAAATGCTGTTGTTAATTTAATCAATTCTTTGATTGGTTCTTTTGTACTTATATTTGTTAGC GTTGAATCACACAGGGTTTATTTCACTCGAGATCCATTCGGTCGTCATTCTCTTGTTGCCAGAAAGTTTTCAGGACTACCTAGTGAATTATTTTGTATCGATTCAGTTTCAAGTATTGTTATTCCAAGCCAGTCTTCTTTTCCGGAAATTAGTTTGGATTCCCTT ATTTGTTCCTGA